The Pseudomonas aeruginosa genome includes the window GGGGACCAGGGCCACGTAGCCCTCTTCGGCGTACAGGTCGGCCACCGCGCGCATGTTCGCGTTGACGCCGAAGATTTCCTGACCGATCACCACGCCCGGCCCCTTGCCGCTGGCGGGGAGCGCGAGATACGCGTCGAACCGGCCGCTGCCGTCGGACGCGGCGATGCTGACGTACTGTCCCATGCCTGGATTCCTCATCGGGTTGTTGTTGGAGTGGGAAAACGGGAAAGCGAAGCGAACCAGCCTAGTAGGAACCGGCCGGCGGGTCATTGGCTATCCGCATGCTGGCGGGAGGGTATCCGGATTGTCCGGGAGCGAGGGGCGGGAGGCGGCGCGATCCTCGGCGAGCCGCTCGCGGATACCGCTCAGGCCCGCTGGCGCTGCCAGGGCGGGCCAGCGGCGAACCGCGCTTCCACCCATTGGCGGAACGCGCTGGCCGCCGCCGTGGCGTAGCGCGCCGAGGGGCGCACCAGGTAGACGCCGGCGTCGGCGTCCAGTTGCCACTCCGGCAGCACCCGTACCAGCCTGCCGGCTTCGAGGTCGCGGCTCATCAGCCACTCGCCGGCGGCGAAGATGCCCAGGCCCTGGCGTGCGGCGCAGAGCAGGGCCTCGTTGTCGTTGCTAACCATCGAGCCGCGTACCCGCACGGGCTGCTGTTCGTCCTGGCGGGTCAGCTTCCACTCCGGGTACGAGTGCAGTCCGCTGAAGCCGAGGCAATTGTGTGCCGCCAGGTCGGCCGGGATACGCGGTACCCCATGCCGCTCCAGGTAGTCGGGAGCGGCGCCGAGGATGCGCCGATGGGCGCACAGCCGCCTGGCCACCAGGCGGCTGTCGGCCAGTTCGCCGACCCGGATCGCGAGGTCGAAGCCTTCCGCGATGATGTCGACGAAGCGCTCCGAATAGTCGGTTTCCAGCACCACCTGCGGATGCGCCAGGGCGAACTCCGCCAGCAGCGGACCGAGCCAGAGCCGGCCCATCGCCGACGGCAGGGCGATGCGCAGGCGTCCGCGCAGTTGCGCGGCGCCCAGGCTGGCTTCGTGCTCGGCCTCGTCGAGCAGGTCGACGGCCTGGCGGAAGCGGCTCGCCAGGCGCTCGCCTTCATCGGTGAAGCGCAGTTGCCGGGTGGTGCGTTCGACCAGGCGGATGCCGAGGCGACGCTCCAGTGCGCCGAGCCGCTTCGAGAGCACCGAGGGATGGCGTTGCAGGGCGCGGCCGGCGGCGGCGAACGAACCGTGCTCGGCCAGGGCCAGGAGCGTGGCGACTTCATCGGCCTGCCGGCTGTCGAACGGTTGCATGCATGCGCCTCTTGCGGGTGGGTCAGGGCAAGAGTACCAGCGCGCCTTGCGAGCGTCCCTCCAGCAGATCGGTATGCGCCACGGCCGCCTCGGCCAGCGGGTAGCGCCGCCAGACCCGGGGCTGGATGACACCGTCTGCATGGGCGCGCAGCACAGCCTGCGCGCGTAGCCGGTATTCCTCCGGGTTGGCGGTGTGGGCGGCGAGCGAGGGACGGGTGAGGAACAGCGAACCCTTGGCGTTGAGGGTGGCGACTTCGACGGCTGGCGGCACGCCGGAGGTAGCGCCGAAGGACACCAGCAGGCCGCGCGGACGCAAGCTGTCCAGGGACGCCTCGAAGGTAGCGCGACCGATGGGGTCGTAGACCACATCGACCTTGCGCCCGGCGGTCAGCTCGGCGACCTGGGCGGCGAGACTGGCCGCGTCGAACACCAGCACCTCGTCGCAGCCGGCAGCCCTGGCCCGTTCGACACTTTCCGCCTTCGACACCACGCCGATCACCCAGGCGCCCAGGTGCCGGGCCCAGGCCGCCATCAACTGGCCGACGGCGCCCGCCGCGCCGTACAGCAGGATGCGTGTGCCGGGCCCGACGGGGTAGGTGGCGTGCAGCAGGTAGTGCGCGGTGATGCCCTTGAACAGCAGCGCCGCCGCGTCCTCGAAAGCGAGTGTGTCGGGCAGCTTCAGCAAGCGCTCGGCGGGGTAGAGCCGGGCGCTGGCATAGGCGCCCAGCGGGCCGGTGGCATAGGCGACGCGGTCGCCCGGCGCCAGTCCGGAGACTCCCGGACCCAGCGCGGCGACCACTCCGGCGCCTTCCAGGCCGAGGCCGGACGGCAGCGGAATCGGTACCGCTCCCGAGCGCTGGCCGAGGTCCAGCGGATTGACGCCGATGGCGGCCTGCTCCAGCCAGACCTCGCCGGGGCCCGGTTGCTGCGCCTGGACTTGCTCCAGGCGCAGGACCTCGGGGCCTCCGTTTGCGTTGAGGGTGATGCGACAGGGCATGGCGGTCTCCTTGGCTGCGTTCGTCGTTCCGGCAGTCTAATGAAGCATCCGGGGATGACCAGGTAGGTTCTTTGCAGTTGATTGCTGCACCGCATGCAGTAGTGAGGCGGTGCTCCAAGGTGACCGAAAGTCGTGTTTCCGTATCGACAGGATTCGCCTAGTGTAAGGCGGCAGCCTGGACGGCCATGGTCCCTGTGGTCGCCGGGATCATTTCGGGAGAGTCCCATGACGGTACCTTTCAAGGATCATTTCTCCACGGGGTCGGCGAACTACGCCGCACATCGTCCGACCTACCCGGCGCGGTTGGTCGACGAGCTGGCCGCGCTCTGCCCCGGCACCCGCCTGGCCCTGGACTGCGGCTGCGGCACCGGACAGCTCACGGTGCTGTTGGCCGAGCGTTTCGAACGGGTGGTCGGTACCGACGCCAGCGCCGCGCAGATCGACAAGGCGCAGGCTCGCGAGCGGGTCGAGTATCGCGTGGCATTGGCCGAGGACAGCGGGCTGGCGGCAGCCAGCGCCGACCTGGTGACGATCGCCCAGGCCGCCCACTGGCTGGACCTGCCGCGCTTCTACGAGGAGGTCCGGCGTGTGGCCCGCGCGGACGCCATCCTGGCTCTGGTTACCTATGGCGTATTGCATGTCGACGGACCCATGGAACCGCTGGTCCAGCACTTCTACCACCAGGTCGTCGGCCCCTACTGGCCTGCCGAGCGGTGCCACGTGGAGGAGGGCTACCGCAATCTGCCGTTCCCCTTCGAGGAGCGTCGCCTGCCGGACCTGGCCATCGAGGTGGCCTGGACCCTGGACGAACTGCTGGGCTATGTCGGTACCTGGTCGGCGGTGAAGGAAGCCGGCAAGGCCCTTGGCCAGGATCCGGGCGCCGCGTTCGTCGATGAGCTGCGCGAAGCCTGGGGCGACCCGCAGACGCGCTATCGGGTCAGTTGGCCGCTGACGGTGCGCGCCGGGGTGATCCGCTGAGCCATCGGACGCAATCCGAAACTCAACCATGACGGCGGGGAGAGCGCCGATCGCGTCCGCCTGCCGTCTACGCAGGTCGCTGCAACCCCCTGGCAGCCGCGGCGTCGCTTGAGCGCGGGCAGGGGGCAGGTGGTGCGCCGAGTCGTATTCGTCGAACTCGCCATGCCGCCCCAGGCCGGATCGGCGTGCAGGTTGCCAGTCCCTGGCGTACGGGCCGCTCAGTGCGTGCTTTCGTTTCACTGAGCCAGGTTTTCCAGCGCTATGAAGAAATCGCCCCGATTGCAGGATGAGTCTTGCTTTCGTCCCGGTTTCACTGCCGCTGGCTGCTGAATCGAGGGTGCACTCCGCGCAGTCCGGCCCCTCACCTTGAGAGCCGTTGCCATTGTCGGGGTTACCCACGTGCTTTCCAGCAGGTACGGAGCCGATGGGAGATCGAGTTGGCGAGAGTGCCGGCTTGCTCCGGCCTTCTGAAGACTCTTCTTGAATCAGAAAAACCTTACGCCAGAAGTAGTGGGGGCTGATGGCCCCGCTCGTTTCGATCCTTCATGGTTAGCGGGTTCTGTTCTTCTTCGCCGTGGAGAGTTTTCTGTGAGTGGTTCCCTCTTGGTACCGGCCAGTCTCGCCAGTCGCATCAGGCTCCTGCTGGTCATGACCCGGCGCGAGGTCGAACTGCGTTATCGCGACGCCATGTTGGGCCGCATCTGGATCATCGTCTCGCCGTTCCTGCTCTTGCTGATCTATACGTTTGTCTTCGGCTTCGTGCTGAAGTCGCGCTGGGGCGGAAGCCAGAGCACGCTCTCCTTCGCCTTGACCCTGTTTTCCGGACTCCTGCTGAACGGGATCCTCGCTGAAAGCCTGTCCAGGGCCCCGACTATCATCCAGGCCAACGCCAACTACGTGAAGAAGCTGGTTTTTCCCCTGGAGATACTTCCCCTCACACCGCTGCTGGCCGCTTTCTTCAACGCCATGCTCGGCTACCTGGTGCTCTGTATCTTTCTTCTCTTCAGCGGCGTCGAGCCGGGCTGGCAACTGGTTCTGCTACCGCTTGCCCTGCTCCCCTTCCTGCTCTGCGTGACGGGGCTGGCGTGGTTCCTCGCGGGGCTCGGGGTCTATGTTCGCGACATAGGGCAGTTCGTCCAGTTTCTCCTGGTGCTTCTGCTATTCATCAGCCCGGTGTTCTATCCGCTGTCTTCCTTGCCACCGGTAATGCAGCCCTACCTGTACCTCAATCCGCTGACGATCCCGGTGGAAATGGTCAGGGCGATCCTTTTCGATGCTCCCTATCCGACCCTTGGGGTCTTCAGCGTTTATTGCGTTGCGTCTCTGCTGGTCTGTTCATCGGGCTTCCTCTGGTTCCGTCGGGTTCAGGAAGGTTTTGCAGATGTCCTCTGAGGCCGTTTCCCCGGGCCCGCAGATGACGGCCGAGTGGATACCGCTGGGGCAGCGTTTGCTCGAACGCGGGTTGGTGAGCGGCCAGGAACTCGAGCGGGCGCTCGACCTGCAACGCCGGCTTGGCGGCCGTCTGGGAGGCATTCTCGTGCGTTCCGGAGCCATCTCGGAAAATACCCTCATGCAGGTGCTGGCGGAGCAACTGCGGTTGCCGCTGGTGGGGGACGACCTGCGGAAGCCGAGCGAAGAGTCCATCGCCGCATTCCTGCTCAGTACCCCGATCAATACCGACTGGTTCGTCGAAGAGCAACTGGTGGTCTGGGAGGAGGGCGAGCAACTGCTGTTCGCGGCGCGTGATCCGTTATCTCCTTCGATACGCGAAACCCTGGGCTATTTCTATCCGGAGCGCTCGATTCAAGCAGTGCTGTGCCGCTCCCAGGATCTGGACGGCTGGTTGGAGCACTCCCTGGACCTGGCCCGGCAAGGTGCGGATCGGCACGCCTACGGCAGCGAAGACATCCGCTACCTGCGGGAGTTGGCGGAGGAGGCGCCGGTAGTCGAACTCGTCAACAACGTGATGAGCCAGGCCATGGAAAAGCGCTCTTCGGATATTCACATCGAACCCCGGGAGTTCGACTTCCGTATCCGCTTCCGCGTCGACGGCGTCCTGCACGACCAACTGAGCCTTCCCCGCGAGCGATTCGCGGCGGTTGTCTCGCGGATCAAGCTGATCTCCGCCATCGACATCGCGGAGCGACGGTTGCCGCAGGATGGACGCATGAGCATCCGGGTCAGCGGTACGGAGCTCGACGTGCGGGTCTCCACCTTGCCAGGGGTGCATGGCGAATCGGTGGTCATGCGCCTGTTGCCGAAGGAGCGCGAGGGGTTGCGCCTGGACCGGCTCGGGATGCTCCCGGACCACTTGCGGAGGATGCGTGCATGGGTAGCGGAACCCCACGGCATCATCCTGGTGACCGGCCCCACCGGATCGGGCAAGTCCACCACGCTCTATGGCGCGCTGGAGGAAATCAATGATGGCGTGCGCAAGCTCATCAGCGTGGAAGATCCCGTGGAATACCAGGTGCCCAATATCACCCAGGTCCAGGTCCATGCCGACATCGGCCTGACCTTCGCTGCCGCCTTGCGCTCGATCCTGCGGCAGGATCCCGATGTGATCATGATCGGGGAGATACGCGACCTGGAGACGGCGGAGATCGCCGTACAGTCCTCGCTCACCGGTCACCTGGTGCTTTCGACCCTGCATACCAACGATGCGGTGAGCGCCTTCACGCGCTTGATCGACATGGGCGTGGAACCCTTCCTGGTGGCTTCGCCGGTGCGCGGTGTCCAGGCCCAGCGACTGGTGCGCAGGTTGTGCGCCCACTGCGCGGAACCTTGCGAGCCAACCCTTGCTGCGGCCGATCTGGCAGCGACCGAGGCGGCCACCGCGCGGCTGTTCCCGGGGCAGGCAGCGCAATGGCGCGTGGCGCGAGGCTGCGGCCGCTGCGAAGGTACCGGCTACAGCGGCCGTGTGGGCATCTACGAACTCGTCGATCTGTCTTCCGAGATGCGCGACCTGATCGTGCAGAGAGCTTCCCTCGAACAGATGCATCGGCTTGCCGCCAGCCAGGGACAGCGCAATCTGCGTGAAGATGGCTTGATCAAGGCCTGGTTGGGTATGACCAGTCTTGACGAGGTGCATCGCGTGACCAGCGGCTAAGCCCATGAATTTCATCTACCAAGCCGTCGATCGCAAGGGCAGGCGCGTTCGTGGCGAACTCTGCCTCCCAACGCGCCAGGATGCGCTGCGGCAGTTGCAGCGCCAGGGGCTCACCCCGCTCAGCCTGGAGGTGAAACGCCGCAACCTGGGCTCGCGACGTCGGCTCAAGGCCGAGGAATTGAACATGGCCATCCATGAGCTGGCCACCATGCTCGCGGCGGGAGTGAGCATGGCCGACGCGGTGGAGGCCCAGGAGCGAGGCGCGCGCCACCCGAAGTTGATTTCCGCCCTGCAGGAGATGGCCAATGGTCTGCGCCAGGGGCAATCCTTTCCCGTGGTGCTGGAGAGCGCCGGCCTCGACCTGCCGCGCTATGTATATCAACTGGTGGCGGCCGGCGAGATGACCGGAAACCTCGCAGGAGCCCTGAGGGACTGTGCCACGCAGATGGAATACGAACGGCGAACCCGCGCCGAGTTGCAAGGGGCGCTGATCTACCCTGCGATTCTGGTGCTCAGCGGGGTGCTCGCCGTGGCGACCCTGTTCGTCTTCGTCGTTCCGAAATTCGCCAATCTCCTGAACGAGACCGCCCAGCTCCCGTGGCTTGCCTGGGCAGTGCTGAGCATCGGGGTATGGAGCAACGAGAGTTCCGGCTTGCTGGCGTTCGCCGTCCTGCTGCTTGCTGGCGGCATTGCCGTGGCGCTGCGCAATCCGGCGCTCCGCGCCCATGCGCTCGACCAGTTGGTGCGCCTGCCCGTAGTCGGGGAATGGTTGATGCAGGCGGAAATAGCGCAATGGTCGAAGGTGCTTGGAACCCTGCTGGGAAATCGTGTGCCGCTGGTGGAGGCCCTGGCGCTTTCCGCCGCTGGCGTCCGCATTGCCCGGCAGCGCCGGACCCTGGAGCGAGTCACCCAGGATGTGCGGGCCGGCATCGCCTTGTCGGCAGCGTTGGAGGAGCGCCAGGCGGTCACGTCCATCGGTTCGAGCCTGGTGCGGGTTGGAGAGGCCTCCGGGCAGCTCGCGGAGATGCTGCAGAGCCTGGCGACGCTCTATGGAGAGGCCGGGCAGGCGCGAATGAAAAAGGCCCTGGTACTGATCGAGCCTTTGGCGATCCTGCTGATCGGCTCTGTGTTCGGCCTGATCATTACCGGCGTGGTACTGGCGATTACCAGCGCCAACGACATGGTGCTTTGAATGCCGGGTATCGATGCCGCGGCTGGTTGGATGAGACGTGAAGTGGAAACCGTATGAACAGAGCTGCACAACAGGGCTTCACCCTGCTCGAGATGATTGTGGTGTTGGTGATTATCGGCATGCTGATGGGGCTCGTCGGGCCGCGACTGTTCAATCAGGCCGACAAGGCGAAGGCGCAGACGGCGGATACCCAGGTGAAGATGCTCAAGGGCGCGTTGCTCACCATGCGCCTGGACATCGGCCGGCTGCCGACCGAAGAAGAAGGCCTGGCGCTACTCAACACGCCGCCTTCCGATGAACGTCTCGGGGCCTTCTGGCACGGGCCCTACCTCGAGGGCGGCGTACCGCTGGACCCCTGGAACCGGCCTTACCTGTACAGCGACAGGCCGAGTGCCGAACAACCCTTCACTCTCTACAGTCAGGGCGCGGATGGGCAGCCCGGTGGGAAAGGCCTGGATGCCGATGTCGGTTACGCGCCCAAACGTTGACCAGGCCGCGTTCACCTTGCTCGAACTGCTGGTGGTGCTGGTGATCGTCGGGGCCATTGCTGCGGTGGCGTTGCCCGGCCTGGTGAGGATGCAGGAGACCTGGGCGCGCAGGACCGCGCTGGACGATCTGTTCAATCAATTGCAGACCTTGGGCTATCGCGTGCGCAGCGATGGGCGGGAGCTGCTCATTGGTGAGAGCGGGGCGGTTCCCGAGCAGTTGCTGCGACTGCCCGATGGCTGGACGGTTACTGCTCGGCCGCCGATACGTTACATGGCAAACGGAGTTTGCCTGGGCGGAAAGTTGCAGGTCCATCATGGGCGCGCGACACATACGCTGCTGCTTCAGCCCCCCCTCTGCGCGCCCGGGACGATCCGCTGATGCCGGCGCGGCAGGAAGGCTTCACGCTCCTGGAGGCGGTGGTTGCGCTGACGCTCCTGGCAGTGGTCGGCGGTGCGCTTTTCGCCTGGCTCAACAGTGCCTTTCGGAGCATGCAGCGGGTCGAGGCGGCCGAGCTGCGCATCGAGACGGCTTGGGTGGCGATGGCCTATCTGGAGCGCATGAACCCTGCGCTCGAACCCGCAGGCAGGGTCCGGCTGGGGCATTACCGGCTGGAGTGGCGAAGTTCGCCGCTGTCCGCGTCGAAAGCGGCGGTGGGCCGCCATAGCGGCAGTCCGGGCATCTACGACGTGACCTTGTTCAGGGTCGTCGCCAGCATCCGGGCCGGCGATGGAACGCCGCAGACGCTGCAACTGGAGCTTCCCGGATACGTGGTCATCCCAGCGCGACTGGGTGATGGACCATGATCCGCTCGCGACGAAAACAGGGTGCATTCACCCTGCTCGAGATGATCGTGGTGCTGCTGGTCGTTTCCTTCATCGGCACGTTGCTCATGCAAGGGTTGAGCTATGCCAGCAAGGCCAACCAGTCCTTGCACCAGAGCCTGGGGCGCGGACAGGTCCGGGCGCTGACCTTCGATTGGTTCCGTGATGCGGTGGAGAACCTGGTCGCTCCCGAGGCTGGCGAGGTCCGCTGGCGTCTGCGAGGGGACGAACTCAGTTTCGAGGCCATGTCTGCCGCGGCCCTGGATCGCCGTGCGGGCATCCCGACGCCCTTGGCCTTCCGGCTTGAGCGGCGGGCAGGAGAGGACCGGACCGAGTTGATCTATGTGCGAAGGCTGGAGGACAGTCGCTGGCCCCTCCTGCATCTGCGCGGCGAAGCTCGCTTCCGCTATCTGGACGGTCACGGCCAGTGGCACCGGGACTGGCCGCCGAGCGCGCAACTGGCCGATACCCTTCCCGAGGCGATGGCACTGGCGGCTCCCGAGGAGCGTCTGTTTGTCCTTGTCGCGGTCGCACTGCCCAGAGCGAGGCCCGCCGAACATGATTTCTGATGGCGCACGCCGACATGCGGCGTCTGCCCGCTCGTCTGGCTTCGTTCTGGTCGGAGTGGTCTGGTTCCTGGCCATCATGACCCTGCTGGCCAGTGCCGCTGTACTCTGGGTCGGGCGCTCGCTGGATGCCACGGAAAACCGGCGCAAGGCGCTGCTTCGTGAGCTGGAGGAGCATGCCTTGCTGGCGCGGGTCCAATGGCTGGTGGCTACCCAGCGCTATACCGTCGCGGGCCTGAGCGTACCGGGAAATGCTGGCGCCGCGCCGAGCAAGGTGGACATGGACACTTCGATCCTGCCCATTGGCGGGGAGCTGCCTCTGGATGGCCGGGAGTTCTGCATGGCCAATGGCTGGTGCGTTGCGCTGCTCGATCGCTCTGCGCGCCTCAGTCTTTCCGGCATCGATCCGCGGGTACTGTCCAGGCTGCTGGCGGGGTTGGGGGTTCCCGCCGAGCAGGTGCAGGTCATGGTCGCCCAATGGTTCAGCTATCTCTATCCCGGCGCCGCTCCACGACTGGGTAGTGCCGCGCAAGCCAGCGACAGGTCCTCTCCGGGCCAGGCCCGGCGCCGTCCGTTGCGCTCGGTGATGGAAGTCTTCCGGCTGGAGGCCTGGCGCCCCTGGGAAGCGCATTTGCTCGACGCCGGTTGGCGCGATCTGGTCGCGGCGGACGAGGCGGCGCTGAACATCAACACCGCGGATGCCCGAATCCTGTCTCTTGCCTGGGGACTACCGGAGGACGCTGTCGGCCGACTGCTGCAAGCCCGCTGGCAGCGTCCGTTCACCCGGATGTCGGACCTGCATGACGTCCTCGGGGGTCATGCGAGGCTGGTTCCCGAGGATGGATGGGCGCGCCTGGCCAGTCCGGTCCTGTCGATTCGGCTCTACCCGCCAGGAGCCGAGCAGGGGACGGAATACGAGGTCCGCTTCAACTCAGAGCACCGCCTGCTGCCACCCTGGCAGCTTCTCTCGAAGAGGTCCGTGAAGATAAATGATCGCTACTCGAATCCTCCGTTGCATCCCGATATCGCCCCCGGGGTTCTTGCCGCCCCGCTTGTGGCAAGGCCGTGGTAAGGATGGCCGGGCGCAGCTTGAGTGGGTACGTAGAGGTACAGGGTTGGCGCGGCGCGCCCCAGCGCAGTGGATCGTGGATCGGGCGTGGTGTGTCTATCGCTGTCTCGATCTCAATCATGTGCCGCGCTCTGACCGGTATCAGGCACTGGCGTTGAAGCTTGCCGCCCTGGCGCCTTTTCGCCGCGCGGGCCATTACGTAGCCTGGCGGGGTGGCCATGCTCTGGTCTGGTTCTGGGATGAGGAGGTCCGGGAGGCCGTTGCCGAAGACTGCGTCGACCAACCTCGGCGTTATCGCTGTATCCCCGAATCCCTGCTGCAGGCTCCCCCTCGGTCGATCGCGGAAGGCGAGACGGTTCGGCTGCTTCGGGTTCGCTCCGGGCTGGATCTCCAGGTCTGGAGAGATGACTGCCTTGTCCTGAGCCATTTCTTTCCCAGCCCACCCCAGCCAGAACAATGGGTTCGGTTGCTCCGGGGGCTGGCGGGAATACGCATCCCGGAGAGCCTGGTTGCCGAGCCTGGAGAGTCACTGGGCCGTCCCTGGGCCGTTCCGGCGGCGGAAGCAACGCTGCTGCGATGGGAGCGTTGGTTGCCGCATGGGCTCATAGCCACCCTGTTGCTGGGATGCGGATTCAATCTGGGGGAAGGTTTGTCCTGGTGGTGGGCCGAGCGTGCGCTGCGAACGCAGTACGACCAGCTGAGCGGCCAGGTCTCGCCGATCCTCAGCGCACGCAACCAGGCCTTGCAGACCAATCGGATGGCCACGGAGCTGGGGCGCGCTTTGCAGCATCGCTCGCAGGTGGCGCTGCTGGGACAGGTAGCGGAACTGTTGCCGAAGGACAGTCGGTTGCTCGCCTGGCGCTATCGAGGCTCCGAGCTGGAGTTGCGGATTGGCACCGACAGTGTCGACCCGCGTCTCTATGTGAGGCGTTTCATGGAGTCGGGGAGTTTCGAAGATGTCAGGGTGGAACCTTCGCAGAGCGAGGGGCTATCGCTGAGCCTGGTCCTGCGTACGCCGGGGGAGGGTGCCTGATGTCGGACTTCCAGCGATCACTGCAGTTCCAGGGGCGGAACCTGCAACGACAATGGCAGGAAAAACCACTCTTGCGCATGGCCATCTGGAGCCTGTGCCTGCTGCTGGTTGTGCATCTGGTCATGCTCAGCATGGATTGGAGGGAGGAACGAGGGGAGGAATATCGTCGTCTGGCCGGGGAATGGCTCAAGCTCCAGGACGTTTCCCGGCAGATCGCCTGGCCGGAGCGGGCGATGCAGGCGGAGCAGGTCCTGAACCTTCAGCGAGAGCGCTTCTGGCAGGCGCCGAATGCGTCGCAGGCGAGGGCCGATGTGCAGGCCTGGCTGACCGAGCGGGTTCGCCTGGCGGGCGTCCCTGACGCGGAAGTGAGCGTACTGCTTCCTCGCGGCTTCGAGAAGCAAGGGACGATCGCGCGTATCGAGGCCCAGGTTCGCGGGCAGTTGCAGCCAGCCTCGTTCAGTCGGTTGTTGCAGGATATAGAAGCGGAGCAGCGGCAAGTATCGGTGGAGTTTCTGGAACTGAACAATATGTTGTCGCCCATGCTCAATCTACAATTGTCGTTCCTGTTCGTAGCGGCCTATTGAAGCGGATGCGGATCGGGCAGCACCCGTTTGCCGGAAGAGTTCGGCGGAGGGCGGTGCCCTTCGATGGAGCGAGTTGCCGCCAGGCGGCCGGGAAACCGAATCCGCTCGGGACGCCTGCGATTCGGCTCTCCGGCCCGCCATTGTCGCATTCGCGCAGCGAAGAACGGCCAGTCTGGTCCGCCCTGTAAACAAGTGCAAAATTTTACTTCATGGTCGGCTTGGCACTCCGAGCCGGCTCGTCCATGCTGGAGCACAACTTTCCCATGGATACCATTGCCATGAAGTTCCTGCTGCCCCTGCTGCTGTTATTCCCGCTTTCCGCTCTCGCCGACGACAAGGACTACGACCAATGCATACTCGACTACCAACGCACGGCGAAGAGCGGGGTGGCGGTTCACTTCATCACCCAGGCCTGCGACAAGTTGTATAACGACGGCTCCTTCCTGCTGTCGCGGGAAAAGGCTTATTACGAGTGTCTGCTGGAGAACCTGCCGGGGGTGGAGAACAACCTGGCGGCGCAGAAGATCAGGAGCGCTTGCGAATCGAAGTCGCAGAATTGATCTGGCGAGGAGGGGAGCGAAAGTAGCCAGTGGGGTTTCCGACGGCATCGGCAGGATGCCGTCGGGAAAACCGGCTTAGCGTTGCAGCCAGGATTCGACGGTTTCGGAACCGTACTGTTCTTTCCAGGCTTTCAGAACCTTGTGGTTGCCGCCCTTGGTTTCGACGACTTCACCGTTGTTCGGGTTCTTGTAGACCTTCAGGGCGCGGGCACGGCGCTGCGGAGCGGCGCTGACGGTGACCGGAGCCTTGGGGTCGAGGATGGCGATGATGTTGTGCAGGGTCATGCCGTACTTGTCCATCAACGCCTGCAACTTGTCCTTGAATTCCAGTTCCTGCTTCAGGCTGCTGTCGCTTTTCAGCTTTTCCAGCAGGGCCAGTTGCTCCTGAAGTTTGCGCT containing:
- a CDS encoding PulJ/GspJ family protein translates to MIRSRRKQGAFTLLEMIVVLLVVSFIGTLLMQGLSYASKANQSLHQSLGRGQVRALTFDWFRDAVENLVAPEAGEVRWRLRGDELSFEAMSAAALDRRAGIPTPLAFRLERRAGEDRTELIYVRRLEDSRWPLLHLRGEARFRYLDGHGQWHRDWPPSAQLADTLPEAMALAAPEERLFVLVAVALPRARPAEHDF
- a CDS encoding general secretion pathway protein GspK, translated to MISDGARRHAASARSSGFVLVGVVWFLAIMTLLASAAVLWVGRSLDATENRRKALLRELEEHALLARVQWLVATQRYTVAGLSVPGNAGAAPSKVDMDTSILPIGGELPLDGREFCMANGWCVALLDRSARLSLSGIDPRVLSRLLAGLGVPAEQVQVMVAQWFSYLYPGAAPRLGSAAQASDRSSPGQARRRPLRSVMEVFRLEAWRPWEAHLLDAGWRDLVAADEAALNINTADARILSLAWGLPEDAVGRLLQARWQRPFTRMSDLHDVLGGHARLVPEDGWARLASPVLSIRLYPPGAEQGTEYEVRFNSEHRLLPPWQLLSKRSVKINDRYSNPPLHPDIAPGVLAAPLVARPW
- a CDS encoding VF_A0006 family four-cysteine protein; this translates as MDTIAMKFLLPLLLLFPLSALADDKDYDQCILDYQRTAKSGVAVHFITQACDKLYNDGSFLLSREKAYYECLLENLPGVENNLAAQKIRSACESKSQN
- the mvaU gene encoding histone-like nucleoid-structuring protein MvaU; translation: MSKLAEFREAERKLQEQLALLEKLKSDSSLKQELEFKDKLQALMDKYGMTLHNIIAILDPKAPVTVSAAPQRRARALKVYKNPNNGEVVETKGGNHKVLKAWKEQYGSETVESWLQR
- a CDS encoding PulJ/GspJ family protein encodes the protein MPARQEGFTLLEAVVALTLLAVVGGALFAWLNSAFRSMQRVEAAELRIETAWVAMAYLERMNPALEPAGRVRLGHYRLEWRSSPLSASKAAVGRHSGSPGIYDVTLFRVVASIRAGDGTPQTLQLELPGYVVIPARLGDGP
- a CDS encoding GspMb/PilO family protein produces the protein MSDFQRSLQFQGRNLQRQWQEKPLLRMAIWSLCLLLVVHLVMLSMDWREERGEEYRRLAGEWLKLQDVSRQIAWPERAMQAEQVLNLQRERFWQAPNASQARADVQAWLTERVRLAGVPDAEVSVLLPRGFEKQGTIARIEAQVRGQLQPASFSRLLQDIEAEQRQVSVEFLELNNMLSPMLNLQLSFLFVAAY